From Anopheles arabiensis isolate DONGOLA chromosome 3, AaraD3, whole genome shotgun sequence, a single genomic window includes:
- the LOC120903642 gene encoding GTPase Era, mitochondrial — protein sequence MHDIGMALLLLRRIRIGSAPFLGLQHCQRCFSARLSENVTNESGTEQSNAPADSNSAERLIKVAIVGMPNAGKSTLINRLIDQRVCPVSAKVHTTRKASKAIHSKANSQAILFDTPGLVGSREIKKHQLDTQFVSACRHAIQHSALIGVVHDVSNSWTRHALSPVLLRVLEEYAHIPSFLILNKIDTLKSKRILLDIVRNLTCDQLASIRNYGPPTRRRKSRDAGAEEKAPSDGLEGKEITSPSRVEGWPHFTEIFMVSAMTGDGLREVMSFIHANAKQQPWEHLPDEHTDQPPEQLIVQSVRARLLDFMPQEIPYLLQTELEYYEVVGGRILASTIVTCPNDRIARLVCGESNGKLRQINEQVTSDLIETFGMPVLLTITTRVRNKESKS from the exons ATGCACGACATTGGGATggctttgctgttgctgcgaaGAATCCGTATCGGTTCAGCACCATTCCTGGGCCTGCAGCACTGCCAGCGGTGCTTTAGTGCCCGGTTGTCAGAGAATGTAACCAACGAGAGTGGAACGGAGCAGTCGAACGCACCTGCGGACAGCAATAGCGCGGAACGGCTCATCAAAGTGGCCATCGTGGGAATGCCAAATGCTGGCAAAAGTACActgattaatcgattgatagATCAACGA GTCTGTCCTGTGTCGGCCAAGGTGCACACCACGCGGAAGGCCTCGAAGGCTATCCACAGCAAAGCAAACTCGCAAGCAATCCTGTTCGACACACCGGGGCTCGTCGGTAGCCGGGAAATTAAGAAGCACCAGCTGGACACACAGTTTGTGTCTGCGTGCCGGCATGCCATCCAACATTCGGCCCTAATTGGTGTTGTGCACGATGTGTCGAACTCGTGGACACGCCACGCGCTCAGCCCGGTACTGTTGCGTGTGCTGGAAGAGTACGCCCACATACCGAGCTTTCTGATACTGAACAAAATCGATACGTTGAAATCGAAGCGCATCCTGCTGGACATTGTGCGAAACCTGACGTGCGATCAGCTGGCAAGCATCCGGAACTACGGTCCGCCAACTAGGCGCCGGAAGAGCAGGGATGCTGGCGCTGAAGAGAAGGCACCAAGCGACGGTCTGGAGGGGAAAGAGATTACATCTCCATCGCGGGTGGAAGGATGGCCCCATTTCACGGAAATATTTATGGTCTCCGCCATGACCGGCGATGGGCTGCGGGAGGTAATGTCGTTCATACACGCGAACGCGAAACAGCAGCCGTGGGAACATCTGCCGGACGAGCACACGGACCAGCCGCCGGAACAGCTGATCGTGCAGAGCGTTCGGGCCCGGTTGCTCGATTTTATGCCACAGGAGATACCGTACCTGCTGCAGACGGAGCTGGAGTACTATGAGGTGGTGGGGGGTCGGATACTGGCCAGCACCATCGTTACCTGCCCGAACGACCGGATAGCTCGGCTGGTGTGCGGCGAATCGAACGGGAAGCTGCGCCAAATCAACGAACAGGTAACGTCGGATCTGATCGAAACGTTCGGCATGCCCGTGCTGCTCACGATAACGACACGGGTGCGCAACAAAGAGTCGAAATCATAA